Proteins from one Gossypium raimondii isolate GPD5lz chromosome 8, ASM2569854v1, whole genome shotgun sequence genomic window:
- the LOC105792715 gene encoding zinc finger CCCH domain-containing protein ZFN-like isoform X2 — protein MHTCKHLLLPTWAIAAARMKGEFPERVGQPECQYYLKTGTCKFGATCKFHHPREQAGIAGRVSLNILGYPFRPNETECAYYLRTGQCKFGSTCKFHHPQPTNMMISLRGSPIYPTVASPTTPGQQSYPGGITNWSRASFIPSPRWQGPSSYAPLILPQGMVSVPGWNAYSASVSSSENLQQTNGNNQIYGTSNQNESVTGGSQASFSQFRSGSVPIGFYALPRENVFPERPGQPECQFYMKTGDCKFGAVCRFHHPRERVPPAPDCLLSPIGLPLRPGEPLCDFYSRYGICKFGPSCKFNHPMGIFTYNYSISSPSGAPVHHLLGSSSGTSGLNLSSEGLVESGSTKLRRISLSENRQLSSSDENIDTEG, from the exons TACTACCTGAAAACAGGAACTTGCAAATTTGGAGCTACATGCAAGTTTCATCATCCTAGAGAACAAGCAGGGATAGCTGGGAGAGTTTCCTTAAATATTTTGGGCTATCCTTTTCGCCCG AATGAGACTGAGTGTGCATATTATCTAAGAACCGGACAATGCAAGTTTGGGAGCACTTGTAAATTCCATCATCCTCAGCCAACTAATATGATGATTTCATTGCGTGGCTCTCCTATTTATCCGACTGTCGCTTCTCCAACCACTCCTGGTCAGCAGTCATATCCAGGAGGGATTACAAATTGGTCAAGAGCATCTTTCATTCCTAGCCCCCGCTGGCAAGGTCCTTCAAGTTATGCACCTCTGATTTTACCCCAAGGGATGGTATCAGTTCCAGGGTGGAATGCTTACAGC GCATCAGTCTCTTCTTCAGAGAACCTGCAGCAGACAAATGGAAATAATCAAATCTATGGAACCTCAAACCAGAATGAATCGGTGACTGGAGGATCTCAAGCATCCTTTTCTCAATTTCGTTCTGGCTCTGTCCCTATAGGTTTTTATGCATTGCCGAGGGAGAATGTATTTCCTGAGAGACCTGGCCAGCCCGAATGCCAATTTTACATGAAGACCGGAGATTGTAAATTTGGAGCAGTTTGTAGGTTTCATCACCCACGAGAGAGAGTTCCTCCTGCCCCTGATTGTTTGTTGAGTCCAATAGGCCTTCCTTTACGTCCG GGAGAACCTTTATGCGATTTCTATTCTCGATATGGAATTTGCAAGTTTGGTCCAAGTTGCAAGTTTAACCATCCTATGGGAATTTTCACGTACAATTACTCCATATCATCTCCATCTGGTGCCCCTGTACACCATCTCTTGGGGTCTTCTTCAGGAACTTCTGGGTTAAACCTGTCGTCGGAGGGGCTTGTTGAATCAGGCTCTACAAAGCTCAGGCGAATTTCGCTTTCAGAGAATAGGCAATTGTCTTCTAGTgatgaaaatattgatacaGAGGGATAA